The following is a genomic window from Rutidosis leptorrhynchoides isolate AG116_Rl617_1_P2 chromosome 8, CSIRO_AGI_Rlap_v1, whole genome shotgun sequence.
CTGGTAGTGGCGTAATGGTGACGTTATGATCACGATTGAAAAATTCTCCCTTCACACCACCCATTTTTTGACCATCGCACCTGGTGGCATGATGATGTCGTGGTGTCGTGGTGATCACGATTGAAAACACAACGTTAAAATTGGAACGAATAAAAAGCAACGTTATTACAAGAACGATCTACATCTTTGAATAAAAAAGAGTTAATAGGTGTTCTTACATTGGCAATAGGGGTGATCTTCAACCTGTTTCGCCTGTTCCTCTTTGGCTATTTATCTAACCTGTTGGAGATGCACTAGAGCCTATACATTAAGCCATCAATCATATGTATACTTTAAAGTGGTCAAATTTTCACATCTACTTTTCCACTCTGAAGAATTACTACGAATAATTATATACACttgatttttttttccttttttgctAATGTGAGGTTAAGAAGTAGTCTATTCATGCATCTTGTGTTATTTTGTTTTTCCTACGTCAATGGTAGGGTTCGGTTTCAagcattaatagtttatatactggTATTTATTGGTTGTGGGTAAACTTTGTCTTTATCAGATGAACCATGTAGCCATTCAAAGGCGTTCTTAGAGTTAGACCTGGCATTTGTTGAAGAAAGCTCTCTATAAACAAGTGTATGACCAACAATCAGTGTGAAGAAGATCTACCTGCTATCAATGGGCATGCACATGAGGATGGTTCAAATGTGAAAGATGAATTGCAATAAGACTGTTTCTAACCCGTGCCTGTGACATCATAGGCAGATTTGtactttttgactcaaaaagtgcaTCTGTCTGTGACATGGCAGTGTCAAATTTTGACCCCCCAATAAGGCAATAACCCCAAGTGTCAAATGCCAGTGTCAAATTTAGTAGGGTCCaccagtttttttttcttttcaaatgatttaaaatggtaaataaatacaacaaaataaaataaattacattaaaatggtaaataaatacaacaaaataaaaaaataacattaataaaaaaaatacataattacTTTTTGATAAGAATTTAAAAGTACATAGATTGACGTATAGCCGACGTACATTTTTGTAAAGTAGTAAATGTAGGCCTACCGATAGCATCAAATCGTTGAGAAAAGTAAGTAAAATATTCTGGCATATTATCACTTTGGAAAGTAGTAATACCTTGCACTATCCGGAGAAATAATTGTATGCGCATGCGAAACCGGCGTTTAAATTTTTTTGTGTGTATATTTTGGCGTCTCACAAAAATAATCATCCCACAAACGTTGTGCAGCAACCTCCCGTTCCCTAGGGATGTAACCTCTAACTCTCGGAATAGATGGTGCTGATTCGACTTctgaatcatcatcttctatttCTTGAATTAATTGAACAATTCGCAAATCTTCGGAGTCAGAATTAGACCCCCGTAACCTCGAACCCATTTATAAAGTAATagacttttgtaaaaaaaaataaaaagtggaAAGAAATAGAGTAAATAAGTAAGAATGAATTGTGTGAAAAATGATATGATTGTTGGGGTTTAAATAGGAGTAAAATGGagtaaaaattgaatttttttttttaaaaaaaaaaaccccaaaaagagGGTATATATCCGTTGGATAACGGATATATTACCCCACCCAATCAGATCAAACCACCACATCATTTGAAGCCCGTTTTTTTCAGTCAAATACTCGACTGACGCCCCGTTAATGGCGTCAGGGGCGTTACTTTCTGCCAGCACGTCTAACGCTGGCCCATCTGACGCCGCGTTGGACACAGTCTAAGAGTAAATTAAGGTATATGAGATTTCATTTTGTAAGCTACACAATGAAGAGCAAATGGGAATCAGGTTTTTTTAGAGAGTATTTAGCAAGGCTGCAACAAAATAAGAGTAACTTGTTTATCTTTTGTAGTCATTTGGGCCTTTTTTtgggaaaaaaaaaaagaaagaaagatatTTTATTAAAACAAGGAAGGGCAATACAAACTATGGCATTAGGGGTAAACCTGACCCAATACAACTGCAGAAAATTAACTGCTAACACCTGCAGCTATCGTATTCGATAACAAACAGGAAACAAACAAATTCTCAAAACAAAGACCAATTGATTTAAAACTTAAAAGTTCATGGCACTCTACATTTAAGGAATTAAGCATCAAAATGCAAGCTTTTAATCACTCTGTAACTTCATATTCTTCCACTTTAGACCTCAAATTTCTGCAACTATGAGCACATTCCTAGAACTCTTTAATCTCAAACTCATGAACTTGAGCTTAATGCAATCTTTGATGGGTCATTCTTTGCTCCAACTTTAAGCACAACATAATATTGGCACATATGTAACGATGCTTTGCAGACTTTTGTCGAAGTGGAAAATTATAAGAGAGCTATTCTGCCATTGCGCGTATGGCTGCAGATATCAATATCGCATTTCAAATCTGGCTTAGAAAAGAAAACACAAGCTCCTAAATCATTATTTAATAAATTGTAAAATCAACACTTAAAAATCATGTAATTTCTCATCAGTTCAGAGTTCCTTCCATGTGCTCAACAAGTAAGCAATAACACTTACCAACAAATCATTCTAGCGAGTTGCACATATCATGGTTTTTCCCCTCTTATTCACGATGACATCATCAGATTGAACCATTTATTACATAGCAGAAAATCTTATTCTTATCAAAACTATAATAGGCATAAAAAACTGCAAAATCCTATCCTAATAACGTATCGATATTCATGTGTCATTACTAATGTCTATGTTTTGAGGGTAACAGTTTCGTATGCTAACTGAGCACTCAAAAGATCAACCACTGCTGACCCAACTGATACAAACAAAGTAATCTCCTTTTCATTTTTTCTCCCAATCTTGTCTCCCTTGATCAACTGTACCAAATCCCCTTGAATTTCATCTTTCTTCATCACGCCTCTCTCAAACGCCCCAACCAACTCTCCGGCCTCCACCATCGCTGCATCATTATCCACAAAAACCCTCCCTCTCTTCACAGCTTCATCATCACACTCTCTCATTGACGGCTTAAACGATCCAACCAAATCCAAATGCGCCCCCTCCTTCAACCACTTCCCCAACACCAACGGCGTCTCTGAATTAGTCGCACAGCTCACCACATCTGCTATGCCCACAGCCCTTTCCAAATCCTCGCAAACATCAAACTGTATCCCTTCCATTCCGCTTTCCTTTCGAAACTCCTCAACGATATTATTCGATTTCCGTACAGTTCGGTTCCAAATCATCACATGATCAATACTCGGGCGCGTAACTAAATGAGCTCTGATCAAATGCGGAGATAACGATCCGGCACCTATTAATAGCAAATATTTAGAGTTAATATTAGATAGATAATGTGACGCGAGAGCTGATACACAGGCGGTACGGCGAACGGTGAGTTCAGTTCCGT
Proteins encoded in this region:
- the LOC139861857 gene encoding protein SAR DEFICIENT 4, which produces MATMTSDLNGSPIFIDATKLRSALPYKSLINHLQTSLSTATSVIQSPIRHSHQTSSSSSNLLLMPAWSISSTALPYIGVKLVTTHPDNSALNLPGVHASYVLFNSVTGQTLASMDGTELTVRRTACVSALASHYLSNINSKYLLLIGAGSLSPHLIRAHLVTRPSIDHVMIWNRTVRKSNNIVEEFRKESGMEGIQFDVCEDLERAVGIADVVSCATNSETPLVLGKWLKEGAHLDLVGSFKPSMRECDDEAVKRGRVFVDNDAAMVEAGELVGAFERGVMKKDEIQGDLVQLIKGDKIGRKNEKEITLFVSVGSAVVDLLSAQLAYETVTLKT